A part of Deinococcus sp. KNUC1210 genomic DNA contains:
- a CDS encoding phage tail protein translates to MADQFVAEIRIFPFNFAPTGWAMCNGQILPISQNTALFSLLGTFYGGNGTSNFALPNLQGNAAIGVGQGPGLSVYDLGQAGGEATVTLLQSEIPAHTHVLQGLTDPAESGNPTGKLLTRSTAGLVYGNTPTGAQLAPVSIGVQGGNQPHNNMPPYLTLNYCIALQGIFPPRG, encoded by the coding sequence ATGGCAGATCAATTCGTGGCAGAAATCCGGATCTTTCCTTTCAACTTCGCGCCGACAGGCTGGGCCATGTGCAACGGTCAAATCCTTCCGATTTCACAGAACACGGCGCTGTTCTCGCTGCTGGGCACGTTTTACGGCGGCAACGGCACAAGCAACTTCGCCCTGCCCAACTTGCAGGGCAACGCGGCCATCGGCGTCGGGCAGGGGCCGGGCCTGAGCGTGTATGACCTCGGCCAAGCGGGCGGAGAGGCCACCGTGACGCTCCTCCAGTCGGAAATTCCGGCGCATACGCATGTGCTCCAGGGTCTGACCGACCCCGCCGAGAGCGGCAATCCTACCGGCAAGCTGCTGACCCGCTCGACGGCTGGTCTGGTGTACGGCAACACGCCGACAGGGGCGCAGCTGGCCCCGGTGTCTATTGGTGTGCAGGGCGGCAATCAGCCGCACAACAACATGCCGCCGTATCTCACGCTCAACTACTGTATCGCGCTCCAGGGCATCTTCCCGCCGCGTGGCTGA